In the Acidobacteriota bacterium genome, GATGGCACCGGCGGCGGATTGCTTGGGGGTCGCACCTCGCCACGGGGGCTTTCTGTGTAACTCGAAATGAATCAGCTTCGACGATTTCAAAGGCGGTTTCTGGCACGGGCGACAGCTCGCGGGGTCGATACGGCCGTGCTGTGTCTACCCCGTGGTAACGGGAAATCCTGGCTGGCGGGACACTTGGCGGCGCGGGTTCTGTCTCCGGCCGATCGTCTATTCCGTCCTGGGACTGAGTCGGTCTTGTGCGCGGCCTCGATCGAGCAGGCCAGGATAGTCTTTCGGTTTGTGCGCGCAATCCTGGAACCAAGGGGCGGCTATCGGTTTTTGGACAGCAACACGCGAATAGGGATCACACACACGGCCAGCAATACTAAGCTGCGGGTGATCGGATCGAACGGCAAGACGGCCATGGGCCTTGTCGGTTGCCCCTGGGTGATTGCCGACGAACCTGGGGCCTGGGAAGTGAGGGGCGGGACGTTGGTTCATGACGCCATCGAAACCGCCAAGGGAAAGCCGGGCTCACCACTCCGCGCCGTCTACATAGGGACGCTGGCGCCATCAACGGGCGGCTGGTGGCACGATCTGGTTAAGGACGGATCGGGGCCGGGCGTGTACGTGCAGGTGCTGCAGGGGGATCGCAAGACCTGGGACCGCTGGCCAACCATCCGCAAGGCAAACCCACTGACGGCGATATCGGCAGACTTCCGGGCCAAGCTACTACAGGAGCGGGACGCAGCAAGGCGGGACACTCGGCTAAAGGCTCGGTTTCTGTCCTACCGGTTGAACATCCCGACAGCCGACGAAAGCGAGGTCTTGCTGACGGTGGAGGATTGGGAGCGAGTGACGGCCAGGGCGGTCCCGGATCGGGAAGGCCTGCCGATGTTCGCCTATGACTTGGGCGGCGGCCGCGCATGGTCCGCGGCGGTGGCGCTGTGGCGCAACGGCCGAACCGAAGCCCTGGCGGTTGCCCCTGGAATTCCCTCGCTGGAAGATCAGGAGAAACGGGACCGCGTACCGGCTGGCCTCTACCGCAAGCTGGAGGAATCCGGCCGGCTGCTGGTTGCCGATGGGTTCCGGGTTCCGGCGCCGGCATTCCTTCACGGTTCGGCCGTGGCGGCCTGGGGCGGCCCCGATTGCATCCTGTGTGATCGCTTCCGCCTTCCCGAGCTGGCGGACGCGGTGAACGGTGCGCGGCTGGTTCCAAGAGTTACGCGGTGGAGCGAGGCGAGCGAGGATATCAGGGGCCTGCGGAAGCTGGCGGCCGATGGGCCGCTGTCGGTGGAAACCGGATCGCGGGATCTGTTGACGGCCTCTCTGTCGGTGGCCATGGTTAAAAACGACGATCAAGGCTCGGTCCGGTTGGTCAAGCGGGGATCGAATAACACGGCGCGGGATGATGTGGCGGCGGCCTGGCTGCTGGCTGCCGGCGCGTTGTCGCGGTGGATCCGCCGGCCCCGACGTCCTCGCTGGCGCTATCGAGGGGCGGTGTGATGGATCGGGCGGGCTCGAGGTTCTATGCCAGCATCCGGGGCCGGCGCTGGGATCGGGTCCGCCGGCGCGAACTCAAGCGCACCGGCTACCGCTGCGAGCGGTGCGGCAAGGCTGGCCGTCTCGAGGTCCACCACAAGCGGCCGCTGCACCGGGGCGGGGATGCCTACGCGGCCGATAACCTGGCCGTCCTTTGTCGGCGCTGTCATATTGAGGCGCACCGGCGACCCCTGAGTGATGAGGCGCAACGGTGGGCCGACCTGCTGAGGGGGGTTTTTCTTGCAGGGAAGATTTAACAATTGTATATTATTTGTAGATTTCGAGAGGGCAAGATGAAAAAAAAGCCAATTCGATACCACGTCCAAATCAACGGAGACGGGAAGGGCGGCCCGGCAATGATGGCAGACGGCACTCCCGAGGGCGAAATTCTGGAGGTCGCGCCGGTAACGACCGTTCGGGTAAATCGTGAAACCCGAAACTTGATTGACCGGTGCGGGCGGTTGCTGTCGGAATTGCCGGAGCCGCAACGGTCAAACCTGCGCTTTGTACTGTGCGCGACCGGCGGCGCCGTCCCGGCCCCTGGGGCGAAAATTCCCGCTGGTGAGGTCATTCATTACGCACTCGCGGCCCTCGAGGCAAACCTGGACCCCCAGGCGCGGGCGCAGCGCGAGGCCGCAGAAATGGCATATCAAAACTACCTGGAGCACTTGAGGAATGCGCACAAGGTCCGGGACGGGGTTGCGCGTGACGCGGACGGAAACCCCATTCCGGATCGAATTTCGGATGGGGAGTAACGGAAGTCAGTTTTTCATGGAGGGTCGATCATGACCAATTCGCAACGGCTGGCCGTCCGACTGTCGGAGATCCGGCAACGGCTGAATGAGATTGCAGGGCTGGAGGGTGACGCCTTCACCGACGAAATCCGGCAGGAAGCCGACCGGCTGCAAACCGAGTTCCGGGCCAAGGAAACGCAGTATCGGGCGGCCTTGGTAGCCGAGGGCGAGTCCGAAAGCCGGGCCCTGGAAACCGAGCCGGACGCCGAGCGCCGGGAGCGCCTGGAGCTGCGCAGCCGGGCCAACCTGTCGGCCTACCTACGGGCGGCGCTGTCGGGCCGGAGAGTGGACGGAGCCGAACGGGAGTTGCAGGAGGCCGCCGGCATCGGGGACGGCATCCCAATCGAGCTATGGGACACGGTGGCCCCGGAGGAACGGGCCGAGCATCGGCAGGGTGACGCGGCAACGGCTGCCCCTGGGACGGTCGGGGTCAACCTGGACCGGATCAGGCCGGCCGTGTTCGCGCAGTCTATCCTCCCGGGACTTGGGGTGGAAATGCCCCGAGTCGAGTCCGGCACCTACGCAAGCGCCACGATTACCACGTCCCTGACGGCCGCCAGCAAGGCCAAGGGCGCGGCACAGGAAGCCACCGCGGCGGCCTTCACGGTGACGTCGGTTACTCCCAAGCGGATCAGCGCCAGGTTGGGGATTCGGATTGAGGACGTGGCGGCCATAGGTCAAGGAAATTTCGAACCAATTTTGCGCGAAAATTTATCCCTGGTCCTGTCGGACGAATTGGACAAGCAAGGGCTGAACGGGGCCGGCAGCAATTCCGGGGCGGATCTGGTGGGCTTGTTTCACCGATTGACGGATCCAAGCGCCCCGGACACCTTGGCCACGTTCGACCTTTTCGCTGCGGCCCTGGCCGGCGGGGTTGATGGCCTTTGGGCGCTGAGTCAAAGGGACGTGGCGCTGCTGGTGGGGCCGGACACCTATCAGTTGGCCGGAAAGACCTTTCAATCGGCCGCCAATTACAAGGGCGAGCTTTCGGCCGCGTCCTACCTGATGGCCCAATCCGGAGGCTTCAAGACCAACAAGCGGATGCCGGACGCAGCCAACAAACTCCAGCAAGGCATCCTCTTTCGGATGGGACGGTCCATGATGGGCGGGACCGGAGCCATGCGGACGGCGGTTTGTCCCCACTGGAACGAAATTTCAATCAACGACATTTACAGCGGGAGCGCCAAGGGTGAGCGGTTCTTTACAATGCACGTCCTGCTCGGGGACGTGATCCTGGTTCAGCCGGACGCTTACTCTCAAATCGCTTTCAAGGTCGCGGCCTAAAGGGGCCGCGCTGGCGCTGCGGCCGCGCCTGCTGGCGTTTCTAAGGCTCCAGGGTGGTCTATACCTCCGAGACCATCCTGGGGCCGTTTTTGCAGGATTTGCCATGGGATCTGTCCTGATAAGCGGTCCGGCCGGGGCTGGCAAGAGCCAGGAAGCCAAGCGCCGGCGCGATGCGGCCAGCCGTCCGACGGTGGTTGCAGACTTTCAATCCCTGGTTGTGGCCATGCTCCAGCAAGAGCGCGGTCCGGATGGGAAGTATCCAGAGCGGCCGGAATGGATCCTGCCCCTTGCCGAGTACACGAGGCGGGCCGTTATCACGGCGGCGCGCAAGCGCGGGATTGACGTGGTAGCAACCAATTCTGACGGGGATCCCGGCCGGCGGCGGTTCCTGCTGGAGATCCTGGGGCCGCGGCGGGAAGATTTTGGCCCGGCCCTGGAGGGTACGGAGGAAGTCATTGTGGATCCGGGCGAAGAAGTGATAGCGCGGCGGCTGGCCGGGAAGTCGGGGCGGCTGTCGAGGGCCTGCAAGCAAGCGTCCGATCGGTGGTATAGACGCCTTCCGGGGCGGCGGTAGGTGAGCATGGAACACGAAAGCCGAACGGTTGAAATCCGGTTTGAGTCTGATGCCGAGCGCATGAGTCCCGGCCGCCTGGTGGGCGTCTTGCTGCCCTACGGCGAGCGGGCGAGCGACCGGCCGGAAGTGTTTGAGGCCGGGGCCTTGCATTGGCCGGCCGATGGCGTCTTGCTGAGGGCCATGCACAAGCGGCAAGATCCCATTGCGCGGTTCATTCCCGAGGCCACGGAAACCGAGGTCCGGGTATCGATCGAGCTGCCGGACACCACGGCCGGCAGGGACGCGGCCACAAACGTCCGGGCGGGTGTCCTGCGGGGCCTGTCTGTTGAGTTCCGGGCCGAAAAGGAGACGCGCCGGGACGGGCTGCGGGTAATCCAGCGGGCGCGCCTGGTGGGCGCTGGTCTGGTGGATTCGGGGGCCTACTCGGGCGCAACGGTGGAGGCCAGGGGCAAGGCCAAGAGGCGGCGGTTATGGCTGTAACGATTACGGCCGAGGAACTGCGGCAACGAGTGTCCGGGGTGGCCGAAACACACGCGGCGCAGCTTCGGAAAGTGGCAAAGGCGATAGTTGAGGCCGAGGCGCCGAACGCGCCGTCATGCGTTCAGAATGAAGCCGTGGTGAGGCTTGCTGGCTACCTGGCCCAATCCGATTTCGGCGGGATTGTGGAGGAGGAGCTGGGAGCGAAGCGGGTCGAGTATGCCGTCAACCATGCGGCCATGTTTCACCGATCCGGGGCCAAGGGATTATTGAGCCGGTGGAAGCGCCGGCGAGCTGGGGCGATATGATCGAGCTGGGGATTTCACAATTCAGGCCGGAGCGGCGGCAATCGGGCGGGAGCTTCACCGATGCCGTTGTGCGGTTGCTGGAAGCTCAAGCGGCCGGGACGGCGGCAAGCACCGGATCAACGGCCGCGGTCGAGGCGGCTGCCGGCGCACTCTCCCGGGCCCTGGCGGCGGCTGAGGTCTCGGGGCCTGAGTGGGCGACCGGGGCGGTGTCTGCCGAGTTCCTGGGGCAAGTCGGGCGCGACCTGGTGAGGTCGGGTCAATCCCTGCACGTCCTGGACGTGGACAACGCGGGGCGGGTATCCCTTCTGCCGGCGGCAAGCTGGCATTTCGAGGGATCGGCCCATCCGTCAAGCTGGAGCGTTCGGGCCACGGTCTACGGACCATCAACGTCCGTCACTCGCCACTTGCCCTTTTCGGGGGTCGTGTTTGTCAAGTGGGGGTCCACTCCCGGCCAGCGGTACACAGGGACCGGGCCGCTATCCTGGGCCAATATCACGGCACGACTGCAATCGGAGTCCGAGCGGTCCCTGGCCGACGAGGCCGGCGGGCCGATTGCCAATCTGCTGGCCATCCCTCAGGACGGCGGGGACGGGACCGACGAGGATCCCTTGAAGGAACTGAAGGCCGATCTCCGGACGGCCAGGGGCAAGGCGCTGTTGCTGGAAACCACGGCGGCCGGTTGGGGCGATGGCAGGCTGTCGGCCCCTCAAAGGGACTGGAAGGCCGAGCGGTTGGGGCCGGCGCCGGCGGCCGGGCTGGTACAAGTCCGGGCCGATGCCTTTAAGGCCGTCCTGGCCGCTGCTGGGTGTTCGGTCGCCATGTTTGATGATTCCGACGGCACAAGCAAGCGAGAAGCCCTGCGGCAGTTCTTTCTAGGGACCGTGCAACCGCTGGCCCGGATGTTGCAGGCCGAGCTCGCGGCCAAGCTGGAAGCGCCGATCCGGCTGGGCTTCGATCTTTACAACGTGGACCTGGCCGGCCGGGCACAGTCGTTTCAGAAGTTAGTCGCGGGCGGGATGGACCTTGCCAAGGCGGCAGGATTGGCTGGGTTGATGGACATGGAGGCCGGTTAACCGATACCGGTTCGTTCCCTTAGGGACAGAGCTAGGCACACCTTCGGGGCCAAGCTATAATTTCGGCAATGAAACGAATGTGTTGTGTCAACCTGTTGGGCGGACTGGCCCTGTCTATATTGACCCTTACTCTCTGGTGGCATTGGGATTGGGTCGTGTCGTCCTCAGGGGAGTCCGGCTCAACGATCCTTCGAAACCTTGGGCTCGTATACGGTGGTCTCATTGCGATTTGGGTAGCCCTCTGGCGTGGTGTGGTGGCTGATCGACAGGCGGAGGCTTCCAGAGTCCAAGGCGAATCCTCCATGCAGCTAGCGAAGGCTGCCGAAGTCCAAGCTGATACTTCGCAGCGCGGGCTACTGAACGAGCGTTACCAAAGGAGCGCAGAAATGCTTGGCAGCAAGGTGATGGCTGTCCGCTTGGGAGGCATATTTGCGCTGCATCGTTTGGGCAAACACGACCCAGAGCAATACCATGTCCAAACAATGCGGCTATTGAGTTCGTTCGTGTGCTACCCAACTGAGGAAGCTAGATCAACGGACCGCGAGGATGTTCGGGTCGCATTGGCGGTTATCGGTACCCGGAACAAAGCCGATATTGCACTTGAGAGGAAAGAGGCATATCGTGTGTTCCTGATTTCTGCAGACCTGTCCAACATGATCCTGCGAGGGCCAAACCTGACCGGTGCGAAGCTGATAGGTGCAAACCTAACCAATACATTTTTGGGCACGGCCAACCTAACCGGTGTCCACCTATTCGACGCGAATCTGACCAGGACGGATCTCTCCCGAACGAGAGGCCTAACCCAATTTCAGCTCGATGAAGCGTGCGCTGATCCAGCCGGTCCACCCAAGTTAGGTAGCCTTTGTGATGCCAGAACTGGTGAGCCTTTAGTTTGGAATGACAATCCTTGCAGTTAGCCCTTGGCGGAGCAAGTGCTCCGTTCGGCTCTGGCATTCGTGGGATCAAACGTGGTAAAAATTTGATTAGGTTTTTCTTAAATGACTTTATATCAGTTTGTTAGACTGATCATTCGATCCCCTTCTCGTCCACCAAACTCCATCCCAAGAAAGTCCGAGCGGTTCTGGTATTACCCTATAATCAACGTTTTAAAATCTTCAGCCGACCATTCCCATCCAACATTCCCATCTGATAGCCCGGGGTAACTGACGGCCGGTCAGTTACGGGAAAAAGTCGCCCCCACCGTACGGCGCAGCGATATTAGCATTCGTCGGGCTCAGTCTGCCAAATCATCCGGAAAATTGTTGGACGGAGGCTTCTCGTGTCTCGGAGTGCTCCACTCGTCCGGAAGTAGCTGACCGCACGGTGCTTACGGTCACCGTAAGTGCTTTTGCCGGCACCTACTCCTCCTGTAATTGCGTTTCAACCCACCGTAGGCCAATTCCCCGGGCGCGTTTCATTCCGGCTGCCATCGCGTCCACCGACAATGGGCGTTTTTTCCGTCAGCACTGGCGCGAGAACTGGTCGGAAGGGCAGAACAGCCAGGTTGGATTTACCAATCAGTTCCGGTATGCCTTACTATCTGTAGGATCAGAACTTCAGAGAAATAGGAACATGCAACTCTCAATGATTACAAGGCGCGGCCAGACGACCATCCCCAAGCGCATCCGTGAGGCGGCCAACCTGCACGTTGGTGATGTGATTTCTTTCGAGATCGAGGACGATCATCTAGTGGTACGCAAGGTGACGCCGGGGCAGGACAACTATCTGAAGTCTCTCTCCAAGGTTCTTGACGAATGGTCCTCGCCCGAAGACGAGCATGCGTGGCGTGATCTTTGAGCCCCTCGATGTAGCCGTCGTCCCTTTTCCCTTCACCGACCGCCGACGCACGAAACGCCGGCCGGCCCTGATAGTCTCATCGGCAATCTTCAATCGGACTCATGAACAATCCATCCTGGCAATGATAACCACAGCCGGGCGCGATTGGCCGAGCGACGTAGCAATTCAGGGCTGGCGGCAGGCCTGCCTCAATGTTCCTTGCAAGGTCCGCTTCAAGCTCTTCACCCTGGATGATGCTCTGATTGTCCGTAAGCTCGGGGCGTTGTCGAAACAAGATGGGGAAGCGATGAAGAGAGCCCTCGGGCACGTCGTGGCAGGCAGTGTGTAGTTCACTGCCACGTGACCGATGCCGATGTTAATTGCAGTTATTCCAGTAATTCAACAACGTCCCCTACTTTCTGCCTCTTTTTTCAGTGACTGCGGAAAACAAACCGCTTCCCGATTCGTTCTGATTTCGGTAACCGGTTTTTATAGCCGGAACCGGATTTCGGAGCCTTTTCTTCGCTCTTGATTCACGTCCAGTTTCGTCTCTGGCAAGGCTCCACTGCACCTCCTATTCGCCCTTCTTGAGAAGGACCAGCCGCCCTTCCTCTCTCATCATGTTCAAGCTGCTGGAGATGGTGTTTTCTTGACCTCCACGGCTCTTGCGGGAAATCCGCAGGAGAGGGGCCCTCTCGACCAAGGAGCCGGGGTCTGGCCAAATCGAACGTCATTTGTCTCAGTTTGGGATATTTTGTCTAAAAACACGTAATGGACACTTTATTAGATCTAATAGTCACTTTAAGAGCACATTCGTTTGTTAGCGTCAGGCGTGATTTCCTCGAAATCAACTCTCTGCAGGATCTGTTTCGGGAGCCCTTTCAGGGCAACATTCGTATTAGCAGTGATTTGAGAAACCTTGGGAGCGGAGGAAAGCAGGCAGGTGCATCGACCTTAAGTCGGAGTGCAGTGCAGAAGGACCTTCTCTCTGGGGGCCGCGTCTACCTTCCTGCCGTCCGGCCCGGGCGCATTCCCTTCCTGTCGGCCTTGAGCCTTTCCCCGGTTCGGCGGCGGTTGGGGGGTGGCAAAGGCGTGATGCAGGGCAACAGAAGGACGTCAAGGGAGGGGGGCGACCCTGAATTTCGGAGGTTTACGTCGGGAGGTAAGCCTGTGGGAAGCCATTTTCGAAATGGTGGCGGCCATCGCAGCTCGTGCCCTTTCGATACCGTCGCTTCTGCTGATCAAGTAAAACGACAAGGCTGTTCTTAGGATCAAGAACCCTTTGGCGGCTCTCCGCAGGGCCGCCGCAGAGTTGTCAGGAGGCTCGAAAGCGGGAATGTAATTCCTGGAGCGCCCCCTCCAGGATAGGTGTGGCTGGTCGTCTTACCCAATTCTACGGCCAGTCACACCGCCCGGGCCGCGCCAGGTCCGATGGCCACGGTCGATGAACTCAACAGGGTCATATCCCCGGGGGATCCAGATCTCTTAAAGGAGGTAGTGGATTCAGGCGTCGACCCCAACACGGTCGACGATTCCGACCCGGCACGCTAGAGGGCCGAGCACCGGTGCGCCCGCGACTATGACGCCGTGGGTTTGTGGGGAACCATGGGGTGTTACCGGGATGCCCGGGTTCAGGGGTGGAAGTGTCAGGAACGCTGGTGCGCCATGCATCCTGTGCCGTTGTGTCCTCACCGTCAGCGTCACTAAACCAACCCGAAAAGGGCGTCGGTCCGGCTTCGCCATGAGGCCGGCCCTTCATTCTTCAGGAGGCCACCTTGCCCATTGATTCTATCATCGCCATCGGCAGACTGGCTGAAACCGCCGTCGCTGTGATCTTCCCCGTAGCGGTGTTTTTTCTGGTATGGGGCATCTACCGCAAACTTGCCGACGCGGTGGTGCTGCTGCAATTCATCCGGGACCATATCCACGTGGACGAGAACATCCGATGGTCATGACGGTTCACTCCCACGAGTTTAATGAACTCTCACGCCGCATCGACAGGATCGCCGGAGCAGGTCTTCCGCCTCCATGCAGAATACATCCGTGAGTTGAAACCTGTACTGACCTCCGAGGCCAGAGCCCCCCCCAGGAAGAGCCAACAAGGCCTGGACCGAGGAGGAGAAGGCGGAGGTTAAGGCGACCTTCCAGAAGGGGGTTCCCGTCCGCGGGATTGCCGTCCGGCAGCAGCGCGCGCCGAACTTCATCAAGTCAGCCCCGATAAGGCTCGGGCTAGTGGGTCAGTGGTGAGGAAAAATGGAGTGGTTCGTCGGTGCGGTGATTATCTCAGTGCTGGTGATCATCGGCTTCATGGTCTACGACGAGCGGGGGAGGGGCGACTGAGCTTGCCCGCCAACAGAAAAATCCGAGAGGAGGTTCACACCAAAAAAATGGAACGATGTAAGAGTTAATCCACTTGATCGGTGAGCCATCCTCACTTGTTGGAAAGTTTCGAGGGAACCCCCAGGGGACGTTGTTGAATTAGTGGAATTGCTTGTGCCCGGCCGTCTTTGACATCGCAAACTCCGATCCACAGCCGGCTGGCTCGCCGCACCTGAAATCACTGGCATTTTACCCCGACCAGGTTCTCACTCCGGAGCCCGCGGCGGGGCGCAGATCCGGTCCATGAAGAACTGCAGGAACCGGTCGGCGTCGATCAGCACTGGAACCTGGGCATTGGGTTCAACAGGCTCGAGCCCGGTAAGAACGTAGTGGTCTCCGGAGTCTTCTATGGATTCCCTGAGCAGATAGCGATTGGCCACCGTTTCGCCGTAGGTCAATCGCCCCCGGGTCTCCACGGCGATATGCATGGGACGACTCTCCGTGGCCAGGGACGAATCCACTGCCAAACCCACTGCCAGCGGATCGTGGAGCGCGCCTCCTTCAAAGCCGATGCTCTCGGAAAAAGCGAGGTAGAAATCGGCCAATTGAGCCACATAGCGTGCGATGGGTGATCGATGGTCGGCGAGAGCAGCCGTATGGGATCGTTGCAACAGGGTTTGATGAGTGGCGCCCAGACCCACCATGGTGATGGGAATGCCCGACTCGAAGACGATCTTGGCGGCCTCCGGATCGTTGTAGATGTTGGCCTCGGCGGCAGGGGTGGCGTTTCCTCCTTCGATAGAGCCGCCCATCAGGATGATCTCGGGTATCTGTTCTGCGATGTCCGGTCGCTTGAGCAGGACCCGAGCGATATTGGTCAGTGGTCCCAGGGGCAGCAGGGTGATTTGCCCGGGGTGGGCGCGGACGAGATCGACGATCAGATCCACGGCGTGACCCGACTCGGCGGTCTTGGCCGGGGAAGGCAATTCCGTCTCTCCGAGACCGTTCCTGCCATGCACGATGGGGGCCGTGATCAGCTTTTTCCGGAGTGGGCATTTCTCTCCCCTGGCCACCGGGATCTCGGTCCGGCCGGCCAGTTCGACCAGCTTGAGCGCATTCTCCACACCCTGGTCCACCAGCACGTTTCCGGAGACCACGGTAATCGCCTCGATTCGCAATTCCGGGGACTGGGCCGCCAAAAGGATGGCCATGGCATCGTCAATGCCGGGGTCCGAATCGAGAATGATCCTGCGAGGCCGGGATGTCGTCGGGTTGGTGCCTGTTTGTGCCGGTAAGTTTGAACCGATGGTAAGCTCCAGGGAGAGTCTCTTTCACCTTGCCGGGGTAACAGGAACCTCTTGGCGCGTTCCCCATCCCAATCAAAGCGTC is a window encoding:
- a CDS encoding HNH endonuclease signature motif containing protein codes for the protein MDRAGSRFYASIRGRRWDRVRRRELKRTGYRCERCGKAGRLEVHHKRPLHRGGDAYAADNLAVLCRRCHIEAHRRPLSDEAQRWADLLRGVFLAGKI
- a CDS encoding HK97 family phage prohead protease, yielding MEHESRTVEIRFESDAERMSPGRLVGVLLPYGERASDRPEVFEAGALHWPADGVLLRAMHKRQDPIARFIPEATETEVRVSIELPDTTAGRDAATNVRAGVLRGLSVEFRAEKETRRDGLRVIQRARLVGAGLVDSGAYSGATVEARGKAKRRRLWL
- a CDS encoding pentapeptide repeat-containing protein, translated to MQLAKAAEVQADTSQRGLLNERYQRSAEMLGSKVMAVRLGGIFALHRLGKHDPEQYHVQTMRLLSSFVCYPTEEARSTDREDVRVALAVIGTRNKADIALERKEAYRVFLISADLSNMILRGPNLTGAKLIGANLTNTFLGTANLTGVHLFDANLTRTDLSRTRGLTQFQLDEACADPAGPPKLGSLCDARTGEPLVWNDNPCS
- a CDS encoding AbrB/MazE/SpoVT family DNA-binding domain-containing protein produces the protein MLTVTVSAFAGTYSSCNCVSTHRRPIPRARFIPAAIASTDNGRFFRQHWRENWSEGQNSQVGFTNQFRYALLSVGSELQRNRNMQLSMITRRGQTTIPKRIREAANLHVGDVISFEIEDDHLVVRKVTPGQDNYLKSLSKVLDEWSSPEDEHAWRDL
- a CDS encoding type II toxin-antitoxin system PemK/MazF family toxin, which produces MRGVIFEPLDVAVVPFPFTDRRRTKRRPALIVSSAIFNRTHEQSILAMITTAGRDWPSDVAIQGWRQACLNVPCKVRFKLFTLDDALIVRKLGALSKQDGEAMKRALGHVVAGSV
- a CDS encoding nucleoside hydrolase, producing the protein MLDSDPGIDDAMAILLAAQSPELRIEAITVVSGNVLVDQGVENALKLVELAGRTEIPVARGEKCPLRKKLITAPIVHGRNGLGETELPSPAKTAESGHAVDLIVDLVRAHPGQITLLPLGPLTNIARVLLKRPDIAEQIPEIILMGGSIEGGNATPAAEANIYNDPEAAKIVFESGIPITMVGLGATHQTLLQRSHTAALADHRSPIARYVAQLADFYLAFSESIGFEGGALHDPLAVGLAVDSSLATESRPMHIAVETRGRLTYGETVANRYLLRESIEDSGDHYVLTGLEPVEPNAQVPVLIDADRFLQFFMDRICAPPRAPE